The following are from one region of the Coffea eugenioides isolate CCC68of chromosome 2, Ceug_1.0, whole genome shotgun sequence genome:
- the LOC113763265 gene encoding vinorine synthase-like has protein sequence MVANSEILSKEMIIPSSPTPYHLRNFTLSFLDQLAPPIHIPLIFFYQPSQLQTYKDHAQISQLLKQSLSNALTKFYPLGGRICSDDFAIDANDAGALFVEAQVHSNLLQVIEKPSMDEMKQYLPLEPNGSGHGITEANTILLAVQINIFDCGGLAIGVQMSHKIADGTSLVAFMNAWAANCRGDAEIHQSSLDLASLFPPKDVLNSGFKPTVGITKEKITTKRFVFDREKLAKLKQALASSPGSQVKDPTRVEAVSAFFWRHFIEATRAKMDSKSKKMVAAVHAVNLRPRMNPVLPDHAFGNLWRHALAIPVAEGEKGYQNLAGDLRNAIRNINSNYVKTLQIGDEYLHALKKTMELVSKGDIEFCNFSSWCRFPVYEVDYGWGKPTWVCTTTLPFKNVVILMSTSCGEGIEAWVNMLEEDMASFESDHMQLEVPA, from the coding sequence ATGGTGGCCAACTCGGAGATATTATCAAAAGAAATGATTATACCATCATCTCCAACACCCTATCACCTTAGAAACTTCACTCTATCTTTCCTAGATCAACTTGCACCACCCATTCACATCCCCCTTATTTTCTTCTACCAACCTAGCCAATTACAAACTTACAAAGATCATGCCCAAATTTCTCAACTCCTCAAACAATCATTATCCAATGCTCTGACTAAATTTTACCCCCTAGGTGGAAGAATTTGCAGTGACGATTTTGCAATTGATGCTAATGATGCTGGTGCTTTGTTTGTTGAAGCTCAAGTTCACTCTAACCTCTTGCAGGTTATAGAAAAGCCTAGCATGGATGAGATGAAACAGTATTTGCCCCTTGAGCCTAATGGTAGTGGCCATGGCATCACTGAAGCTAACACTATCCTTTTAGCTGTTCAAATCAATATCTTTGATTGTGGAGGCCTAGCTATTGGCGTGCAAATGTCGCACAAGATAGCCGATGGCACGTCCTTGGTGGCTTTCATGAATGCGTGGGCCGCAAACTGCCGAGGAGATGCTGAAATTCATCAATCTAGTTTGGATTTGGCTAGTTTATTTCCACCAAAAGATGTGCTCAACTCCGGTTTCAAACCAACAGTAGGCATCACAAAGGAAAAGATCACGACTAAACGATTTGTGTTTGACAGGGAAAAGCTGGCGAAACTCAAACAAGCTCTTGCTTCATCTCCTGGATCACAAGTGAAGGATCCTACGCGGGTGGAGGCTGTTTCAGCCTTTTTTTGGAGGCATTTCATAGAGGCGACAAGAGCCAAGATGGATTCTAAGTCCAAGAAGATGGTTGCAGCAGTCCATGCTGTGAACTTGAGACCCAGGATGAATCCTGTCCTTCCGGATCACGCCTTTGGGAACTTGTGGAGGCATGCCCTAGCAATTCCAGTAGCTGAGGGAGAGAAAGGGTATCAGAATCTAGCTGGTGATTTGAGGAATGCAATAAGGAATATCAACAGCAATTATGTGAAAACATTACAAATTGGAGACGAGTATCTACATGCTCTCAAGAAAACTATGGAATTAGTCTCGAAGGGAGACATAGAATTTTGCAACTTTAGCAGTTGGTGTAGATTTCCTGTGTACGAGGTGGATTATGGTTGGGGCAAGCCTACATGGGTGTGCACAACCACCTTGCCCTTCAAGAATGTTGTGATATTGATGAGTACAAGTTGTGGGGAGGGTATAGAAGCATGGGTTAACATGCTTGAAGAAGATATGGCTAGTTTTGAGAGTGACCATATGCAGCTTGAGGTTCCTGCCTAA